Proteins from one Corticium candelabrum chromosome 4, ooCorCand1.1, whole genome shotgun sequence genomic window:
- the LOC134178794 gene encoding uncharacterized protein LOC134178794 gives MATGSEETYASREGRTYLATAQGISPKDDVETRGSTPPEQELPKLQTNRCKRIKLNVGGKVFTTTIETLNKDPSSMLASMFSGRFEMNPDEDGCYFIDRDSKHFRRILNYLRTGQVVLPEKQSSMAELLLEAEFYDIRPLCEALISTTILSFGGSNLLSEQNKICLGEWLGKGQQEWKLIYTASRDGFQASDFHRCCDGKGETVSLLKSSEGFLFGGYTDVPWHNPSLGSWNYSTKSFLFSFKSFLTGGVPVKLTLNDGNNSRAVYHCNTNGLVFGYGPCIMFPADNSSKACKTTWNGGHTYQFPPGITDNQWLVGKYHFWVSDVEVFSLHSC, from the coding sequence ATGGCAACAGGGTCTGAAGAAACCTACGCATCTCGAGAGGGAAGAACCTACTTAGCCACAGCTCAAGGTATTTCGCCAAAAGATGATGTTGAAACTAGGGGATCAACGCCGCCGGAGCAGGAACTACCAAAACTCCAAACTAATCGATGCAAGCGAATCAAGCTGAATGTAGGCGGCAAGGTATTTACCACAACTATTGAGACTCTGAATAAAGACCCGAGCTCAATGTTAGCCAGCATGTTTAGCGGTAGATTCGAGATGAATCCTGACGAGGACGGCTGCTACTTCATCGATCGCGACTCAAAACACTTTAGACGTATTCTCAACTATCTGCGTACAGGACAGGTAGTTCTACCCGAAAAACAATCCTCCATGGCAGAGTTACTGTTGGAAGCCGAGTTCTACGATATCAGACCTCTATGTGaagcattgatatcaacaacaataCTATCATTTGGTGGTTCAAATTTGCTTAGCGAACAAAATAAGATTTGTCTTGGTGAGTGGCTGGGGAAAGGTCAGCAAGAATGGAAATTGATATACACAGCGTCTCGGGATGGTTTTCAAGCAAGTGATTTCCATCGTTGTTGTGATGGTAAGGGTGAGACGGTTTCCCTTCTCAAGTCGTCAGAGGGGTTTCTTTTCGGAGGTTATACGGATGTACCTTGGCATAACCCATCACTCGGAAGTTGGAATTACAGTACAAAATCTTTCCTGTTTTCTTTCAAAAGCTTCTTGACCGGTGGGGTTCCGGTCAAATTGACTCTGAATGATGGAAACAATTCGAGAGCAGTATATCATTGTAATACAAATGGGCTTGTGTTTGGTTACGGTCCGTGTATTATGTTTCCGGCTGATAACTCTAGCAAAGCTTGCAAGACAACTTGGAATGGCGGTCATACATACCAGTTTCCTCCTGGTATAACGGACAATCAGTGGTTGGTTGGAAAGTATCATTTCTGGGTGAGCGATGTCGAAGTTTTCTCACTTCATAGTTGTTAG